From one Nitrospira sp. MA-1 genomic stretch:
- a CDS encoding L-threonylcarbamoyladenylate synthase, whose protein sequence is MATVLQLNSPPSPQLIHQVAQCLQDGGVVALPTDSFYALAVSPFNEMALERLMDIKGERNHKPFPVLVGDPSQLDWLTEVIPDVARTLMKEFWPGLLTLIFQARSTLSPILTGGQGTIGIRQPNDPRVCELMTHIGPLTGTSANRSGQPPAESVGDVMEQLGAMVDVIVDGGPTPGGQPSTVLQVLPEARILREGAISRLKLQEVLACKGKSLSW, encoded by the coding sequence GTGGCCACCGTTCTCCAACTCAATTCCCCACCATCGCCTCAACTGATTCATCAGGTTGCGCAATGTCTTCAGGATGGCGGAGTCGTGGCTCTGCCGACCGACAGCTTTTACGCGCTCGCGGTGAGTCCCTTCAATGAGATGGCATTAGAGCGGCTGATGGATATCAAAGGCGAACGCAACCACAAACCCTTTCCGGTGTTAGTGGGTGACCCATCGCAACTGGACTGGCTGACGGAAGTGATTCCCGATGTCGCTCGAACACTTATGAAAGAGTTCTGGCCCGGTTTGCTCACCTTGATCTTTCAGGCTCGTTCAACTTTGTCTCCCATTCTGACCGGCGGCCAGGGAACCATTGGTATCCGGCAGCCGAATGATCCACGAGTCTGCGAACTCATGACGCACATCGGGCCGCTTACCGGCACTAGCGCCAATCGAAGCGGGCAGCCGCCGGCAGAATCCGTGGGAGATGTAATGGAACAATTAGGGGCAATGGTTGATGTGATTGTTGATGGTGGCCCTACGCCCGGTGGTCAACCCTCTACCGTACTCCAGGTTTTGCCAGAGGCTCGTATCCTTCGTGAAGGGGCTATTTCCCGCCTGAAACTTCAAGAAGTCCTTGCCTGCAAAGGAAAATCTCTTTCCTGGTAG
- a CDS encoding AbrB/MazE/SpoVT family DNA-binding domain-containing protein produces the protein MASIATTKLSSKGQVVIPEEIRKQLGLKEGDQFVVVGQDDAVILKSIKKPVLNEFDSLIDKARRQARDARLKRSDIGKAIAKVRTTS, from the coding sequence ATGGCGTCTATAGCCACAACAAAACTTTCGTCCAAGGGCCAAGTCGTCATTCCGGAAGAGATACGAAAACAACTGGGCTTAAAAGAAGGCGATCAATTTGTGGTCGTGGGGCAAGATGACGCGGTCATTCTGAAAAGCATCAAAAAGCCTGTCTTGAATGAATTTGATTCGCTTATCGATAAGGCCAGGCGGCAGGCGAGGGACGCCAGGTTGAAGCGTTCGGACATTGGGAAGGCCATTGCCAAAGTCAGAACCACTTCATGA
- a CDS encoding putative toxin-antitoxin system toxin component, PIN family has product MRLVLDTNVFISGVFFAGPPFDILKSWRVGQIEIVVSAEILDEYRRVGVELSEKYTEVDLTPFLELLISHAIVVHAPPLDERVCSDPDDDKFMACALAGRSKFICSGDKALLKISGYKGISVVTPRVFVDQYLPQKK; this is encoded by the coding sequence ATGAGGCTCGTCCTTGACACCAATGTCTTTATTTCTGGTGTGTTTTTCGCTGGACCGCCTTTTGATATTCTGAAATCTTGGAGAGTTGGCCAAATTGAAATTGTCGTCTCTGCTGAAATTCTTGACGAATACCGACGAGTTGGAGTTGAGCTGTCCGAGAAATACACAGAAGTTGACCTTACTCCGTTTCTCGAGCTTCTGATCTCCCATGCCATCGTCGTTCATGCACCCCCCTTGGATGAACGTGTGTGCTCCGATCCTGATGATGATAAATTTATGGCTTGTGCTCTGGCAGGCCGGTCAAAATTTATTTGCAGTGGTGATAAGGCCCTCCTGAAGATATCGGGATACAAGGGGATTTCGGTCGTGACACCCAGAGTATTCGTGGATCAATACCTGCCACAAAAGAAATAA
- a CDS encoding SH3 domain-containing protein has translation MMNKELEKLFNPPWLESIKRLQKQTDLAILALRESEALRSIKTLGESARLASLAFCESDLMKTARMVAESSKLASLAFRESDAMRLIKEMTESSRFAALALQESEAMKSFRAVAESTRLSAIAFQQSETTKQLKCLAETSQLASIALKQSKAFEKLSQLSNLESFKALSRLINSPFPEQASLAFVIDMAYSEAIDDSLIEIDAEIREEISSVTDFNALPEKTKSILLYLYHTYFLPVLLSCLSAYVMTNAVKAKIETVRVTTPGEARAFVRETNRKFDRSALKAFRITTANALNFRDNSSMKSEIITTLPVGTLVEVIDKSNRSWLLVEVEIDGELEQGWIFRRYTAYFR, from the coding sequence ATGATGAATAAAGAACTTGAAAAGCTGTTTAATCCTCCATGGTTAGAATCAATTAAGAGACTCCAAAAGCAGACGGATCTTGCTATTTTAGCGTTACGAGAGTCTGAAGCTTTACGCTCCATCAAAACACTAGGTGAATCTGCCAGGCTGGCTTCTTTAGCATTTTGTGAATCGGACCTAATGAAGACTGCTCGGATGGTTGCAGAAAGCAGCAAACTGGCGTCGCTCGCGTTCCGCGAGTCAGATGCCATGAGGTTAATCAAAGAGATGACAGAATCAAGTCGCTTTGCTGCACTCGCATTGCAAGAATCAGAAGCAATGAAATCTTTCAGAGCTGTTGCGGAATCAACTAGATTATCTGCTATTGCATTCCAGCAATCTGAGACGACAAAGCAACTCAAGTGTCTCGCTGAAACCAGCCAGCTAGCTTCTATTGCGCTAAAGCAATCGAAAGCTTTTGAAAAGTTGTCACAGCTCAGCAATCTGGAGTCATTTAAAGCTCTTTCTCGCTTGATAAATTCTCCGTTCCCTGAACAGGCATCTTTAGCGTTTGTGATAGATATGGCGTATTCAGAAGCGATTGACGACTCTCTTATAGAAATAGATGCTGAAATAAGAGAAGAAATATCGTCCGTAACTGACTTTAATGCGCTACCAGAAAAAACAAAAAGTATCTTACTTTACCTGTATCACACCTATTTTTTGCCGGTTTTATTAAGCTGTTTGTCGGCATACGTAATGACAAATGCGGTTAAAGCTAAAATAGAAACTGTTAGAGTAACCACGCCTGGTGAGGCGAGAGCTTTTGTTAGAGAGACCAACAGAAAATTCGATCGGTCTGCGTTAAAAGCGTTTCGTATCACAACAGCTAATGCATTGAACTTTAGAGACAATTCCAGCATGAAATCTGAAATTATCACGACTCTGCCAGTTGGAACTTTGGTCGAAGTTATAGATAAATCCAATCGGTCTTGGCTACTCGTTGAAGTCGAAATTGATGGTGAACTTGAGCAAGGATGGATTTTTAGACGTTACACAGCGTATTTCAGATGA